A portion of the Glandiceps talaboti chromosome 13, keGlaTala1.1, whole genome shotgun sequence genome contains these proteins:
- the LOC144445058 gene encoding aqualysin-1-like, whose translation MKVVVLLVVLAVSVYGKPFLAPLHQGLEGKRIPGRYIFTLKDGSLQNDLDNVINKVKDLAEDNNLDIKMGNKYNTINMFVAEMNEKALTMVRSLREIAFVEEDSIFSLSAVSSWGLDRIDQVDLPLDDTFTPRGTGAGVNVYIVDTGIRFNHTDFNGRAIYFHDSLGGDGEDCNGHGSHCAGTSTGNSYGVAKSATVNAVRVMSCVGFGSTAGIIDGIEHIRLYGQKPAVVSMSIGGSPSPSLDNSMNYLKSAGYTIVVAAGNSNADACTFSPARSTSVITVGATNSIDRRAVYSNYGVCLDIFAPGTRITSAWATGDDASIAISGTSMACPHVAGAAAVLLGNDPTMSHDEVKKQLLAEASVGKIQEIGDGSPNLLLYIG comes from the exons ATGAAAGTCGTTGTACTTCTAGTGGTTTTGGCTGTATCCGTGTATGGTAAACCTTTCCTTGCCCCTCTACACCAGGGACTTGAAGGCAAACGTATTCCTGGAAGGTATATATTCACTCTCAAG GACGGATCGTTACAAAATGACCTTGATAATGTCATAAATAAAGTGAAAGATTTGGCAGAGGACAACAATCTGGACATTAAGATGGGAAACAAGTACAACACAATAAATATGTTTGTTGCTGAAATGAACGAGAAAGCCTTGACAATG GTCCGTTCCTTAAGAGAGATTGCCTTCGTCGAAGAAGATTCTATTTTCAGTCTATCGGCTGTAAGTTCCTGGGGCTTGGACAGAATTGATCAAGTAGATCTCCCACTGGATGATACCTTTACACCAAGAG GAACCGGTGCAGGAGTCAATGTTTACATCGTAGATACAGGTATTCGTTTTAATCACACTGACTTCAATGGACGGGCAATATACTTCCACGATTCTCTTGGAGGTGAC GGTGAAGACTGTAACGGTCATGGTAGTCACTGTGCCGGTACTTCAACTGGTAATTCCTACGGCGTTGCCAAATCGGCCACTGTTAATGCAGTTCGTGTTATGAGTTGCGTTGGATTTGGTTCAACTGCTGGCATCATAGACG GTATAGAACATATTAGATTGTACGGACAGAAACCAGCTGTCGTATCTATGTCGATTGGTGGCAGCCCATCTCCAAGTTTAGACAATTCGATGAATTACCTAAAGAGTGCCGGGTACACTATCGTTGTTGCTGCAGGCAACAGTAATGCCGACGCTTGTACTTTCTCCCCTGCACGATCCACCAGT GTCATCACCGTGGGGGCTACGAATAGCATAGACCGTAGAGCTGTATATTCCAATTACGGCGTCTGTCTAGACATTTTTGCTCCTGGTACCCGTATCACCAGTGCCTGGGCTACCGGTGATGACGCTTCTATCGCCATAAGTGGCACGTCCATGGCTTGTCCACATGTTGCAG gCGCTGCTGCTGTGTTGCTAGGTAACGACCCAACAATGTCACATGATGAAGTCAAGAAACAACTATTGGCTGAAGCCTCTGTTGGCAAAATACAAGAAATTGGTGATGGATCTCCCAATCTGCTCCTCTATATTGGATAG